A genomic region of Pseudoalteromonas piscicida contains the following coding sequences:
- a CDS encoding DEAD/DEAH box helicase — MNFDFPPAMNEEITALINQVHNLPVHEQTLLSVLAVVYKPVSAIKLKRLVQALVAKEIIPENDFEQGVSHSQIMKWRSDGLVTFNEDGVQINLKLATSLSHRVMADGQFLAILNIAEEFIPVLNAYEWERQFADEQRLIRDFLFINQLPQARNHLGLAKDPQAVCHKTNQVLLPLYFYPFTVEGFSALADDLQYQAFATLLYTLLQGGHSISYALEILTQVQAKTQSPLLTCLLAEYQIYTLQLDKAQALVANIQTAYSAQIMASIAFLQQHDDLIVCFEQALKAKDKITKRKKQYLGRTLGLFHKLALLQQANSHDAALFDTLSQQLEFESQDSKAPYNNFFANNVLLYCAESLSQNSSYSSAHLNYSSLKKSHVFDYYLGRLLDCFAHFWCNQSLDAKTLASLDDCIATFERLSLPLFAGLAKQLMLAMHGEQYPLAFNPKLNVSHLVAKKTAWDLALDKLIALNPNANTNQEVDEQFRLIWQIRQGRFDIEFLAREQKRGKTGWGKGKPISCKQLKQHPEQFSYISQSDKKLIDAIAPQSGYGYNGRADYALAGIPALKAAVGATNLYHEEDLKQAITIAEKSPELHIRQHGDDLLLSIPNLPSYFGQPQTYSFIQQAEHHYEFIVFNQSHIQVAEIIGESGLTVPASAKQKVLSSIKAIAPYLNVQSDLADIDTGLDSIEAQSALVINIQPYHQGLDFHCVVMPFGEKGPIFHPGHGIATVSAEIDGKRLSTTRNLLLEQQRLDELDTHCPLFLEMTDNRLSLAEVDAALEVLQELELVINQEPCPIALKLRWPKGKKVKLSSKLESQHLQLAMSKKNEWFDMTGELQVSNDQVIELKQLLKMVATSNGRFIALDGEQVLALSSDLKAQLDQLNNATEGGKFHPLAAPLIAEATTGMRMKTLPAWEEQNEKMQQAVGLTPTLPSTLQAELRDYQQAGFDWAMRLAHWGAGACLADDMGLGKTIQALAMILARANVGPTLVIAPTSVCFNWQQEIQKFAPTLSVKLFSDYPHSDARAEMLSNLQPLDCVILSYGLLQREVDILKPIAFETIVADEAQALKNPLAKRTQAACALKGKFKLITTGTPIENNLTELWSLFRFVNPGLLGNLKRFSEKFSAPIENANEDKLAAHRARKGLKHLIQPFILRRMKHQVLTELPPRTEINVPIQLSQEEQTFYEALRQNAIDEISQSTQQDSANEQRFKMLAALTRLRQACCHPKLLMAESQITSSKLAALDELLTELQENNHKALIFSQFVGHLQLIKARLEKRGIRFQYLDGSTPSKARQQAVNAFQKGEGEVFLISLKAGGSGLNLTAADYVIHMDPWWNPAVEEQASDRAHRMGQTRPVTIYRLIAKGTIEEQIVELHHHKKDLADQLLANTDKVMKLDVNDVLSMLKETL, encoded by the coding sequence ATGAATTTTGACTTTCCACCAGCAATGAACGAAGAAATCACAGCCCTAATCAATCAAGTGCATAACCTACCTGTGCATGAGCAAACGCTGTTGAGTGTGCTGGCGGTCGTCTATAAACCAGTTTCAGCAATCAAACTCAAACGCCTAGTTCAAGCGCTCGTGGCAAAAGAGATCATCCCCGAAAATGACTTTGAACAAGGTGTGAGTCATAGCCAAATTATGAAGTGGCGCTCAGACGGGTTAGTGACTTTTAACGAAGATGGAGTGCAAATAAATCTAAAACTCGCGACCAGTTTAAGCCATCGAGTCATGGCTGATGGCCAGTTTTTAGCAATCCTTAACATCGCAGAAGAGTTTATCCCTGTACTGAATGCTTATGAATGGGAACGCCAATTTGCCGATGAACAGCGACTCATTCGAGACTTTTTATTTATCAATCAACTACCACAAGCCCGCAATCATTTAGGACTGGCGAAAGACCCACAGGCGGTGTGCCATAAGACCAATCAAGTGCTATTACCACTGTATTTTTATCCTTTTACAGTTGAAGGATTTTCGGCGCTTGCTGATGACTTACAATATCAAGCTTTTGCAACCTTGCTATATACCTTACTACAAGGTGGTCACAGCATTAGCTATGCACTTGAAATACTCACACAGGTTCAAGCCAAGACACAAAGCCCGCTACTGACCTGTTTATTAGCAGAATATCAAATCTATACCTTGCAATTGGATAAGGCTCAGGCGTTGGTGGCCAATATCCAAACCGCTTATAGTGCACAAATTATGGCAAGCATTGCTTTTTTACAACAACACGACGACCTTATCGTTTGTTTTGAACAAGCACTAAAAGCCAAAGACAAAATCACCAAACGTAAAAAGCAGTACCTAGGTAGAACACTGGGTTTGTTTCATAAGTTGGCGTTATTGCAGCAAGCCAATAGCCATGATGCCGCATTATTTGACACCCTCTCTCAACAGCTTGAGTTTGAAAGCCAAGACAGCAAAGCACCTTATAATAACTTCTTTGCCAATAACGTGCTGTTATACTGCGCAGAGAGCTTGTCGCAAAACAGTAGCTACAGCAGCGCCCATTTAAATTATTCAAGCCTGAAGAAATCTCATGTTTTTGACTATTACTTAGGTCGCTTGCTCGACTGCTTTGCACACTTCTGGTGTAATCAAAGTTTAGATGCCAAAACGCTTGCCAGTCTCGACGACTGCATCGCAACGTTTGAGCGCCTCTCTTTACCTCTTTTTGCTGGGCTTGCAAAGCAGTTGATGCTGGCAATGCACGGTGAGCAATATCCGCTCGCGTTTAATCCCAAGCTTAATGTTAGTCATCTCGTTGCCAAAAAGACGGCGTGGGATCTGGCACTGGACAAGCTTATTGCGCTCAACCCGAACGCAAATACCAACCAAGAAGTTGACGAACAATTTCGCCTGATTTGGCAAATTAGGCAAGGTCGCTTTGATATTGAGTTTTTAGCACGCGAGCAAAAGCGAGGTAAAACAGGCTGGGGAAAAGGTAAGCCAATTTCCTGCAAACAACTGAAACAGCACCCCGAGCAATTTAGTTATATTAGCCAGTCTGATAAAAAGCTGATCGATGCCATCGCACCACAGTCAGGTTATGGCTACAATGGTCGTGCGGACTACGCCCTTGCTGGAATTCCCGCGTTAAAAGCCGCAGTCGGCGCCACCAACCTATACCATGAAGAAGACTTAAAACAAGCCATTACCATTGCCGAGAAATCTCCCGAGTTACACATCCGTCAACATGGCGACGATCTGCTGCTCTCTATTCCTAATTTACCCAGCTATTTTGGTCAACCGCAAACCTACTCATTTATTCAGCAAGCTGAGCATCACTACGAGTTTATTGTGTTTAACCAATCACATATACAGGTCGCTGAGATTATTGGTGAATCTGGATTAACCGTGCCTGCCAGTGCAAAACAAAAAGTGCTGTCGAGTATTAAAGCCATCGCACCTTATCTTAATGTACAGTCTGATTTAGCTGATATAGATACTGGGCTGGATAGCATCGAGGCGCAATCAGCGCTTGTTATTAATATTCAACCTTATCATCAAGGCCTCGATTTTCACTGTGTGGTCATGCCCTTTGGCGAAAAAGGGCCGATTTTTCATCCCGGGCACGGTATTGCTACTGTCAGCGCCGAAATCGATGGTAAACGCTTATCCACCACCCGAAACTTGTTACTTGAGCAGCAAAGATTGGATGAGTTAGATACGCACTGTCCGCTATTTTTGGAGATGACGGATAATCGCTTAAGTTTAGCCGAAGTGGACGCAGCGCTAGAGGTGCTGCAAGAACTTGAGCTGGTGATTAATCAAGAGCCTTGCCCTATAGCACTCAAGCTCAGATGGCCTAAAGGTAAAAAGGTTAAGCTCAGTAGCAAGCTCGAAAGCCAACATTTGCAACTTGCCATGAGCAAGAAAAATGAATGGTTCGACATGACCGGCGAGCTACAAGTAAGTAATGACCAAGTTATCGAACTGAAACAGCTTCTCAAAATGGTTGCCACCAGCAATGGCCGCTTTATTGCGCTGGACGGTGAGCAAGTACTCGCCCTTTCAAGTGACTTAAAAGCGCAACTTGACCAGCTCAATAACGCGACCGAGGGCGGAAAGTTTCACCCGCTAGCCGCGCCGTTAATTGCGGAAGCCACCACTGGAATGCGGATGAAAACCTTGCCAGCCTGGGAAGAGCAAAACGAAAAAATGCAGCAAGCCGTCGGATTGACTCCAACGCTTCCTTCAACATTACAAGCCGAGCTTCGCGACTACCAGCAGGCGGGATTTGACTGGGCTATGCGACTTGCCCATTGGGGGGCAGGTGCGTGCCTTGCCGATGATATGGGATTGGGTAAAACCATCCAAGCGCTGGCGATGATATTGGCCCGTGCCAATGTCGGCCCGACGCTTGTCATCGCGCCAACATCGGTCTGCTTCAACTGGCAACAAGAAATCCAAAAATTCGCTCCAACTTTGTCGGTGAAGCTCTTTTCTGACTATCCACATTCTGATGCCAGAGCTGAGATGCTGAGCAACTTGCAACCACTGGATTGTGTAATTTTAAGCTATGGTCTGCTACAGCGCGAAGTTGATATCTTAAAGCCTATCGCTTTTGAAACCATTGTCGCCGATGAAGCCCAAGCGCTAAAAAATCCTTTAGCAAAGCGTACTCAGGCCGCCTGCGCGCTCAAAGGCAAGTTTAAGCTGATCACCACAGGGACACCAATAGAAAACAACCTCACAGAGCTTTGGTCACTCTTTCGTTTTGTAAACCCAGGATTGCTCGGTAACCTCAAGCGCTTTAGCGAGAAGTTTTCCGCTCCCATTGAAAACGCCAATGAAGATAAACTAGCAGCACACCGTGCCCGTAAAGGCCTCAAACACCTGATCCAGCCTTTTATTCTGCGCCGTATGAAGCATCAGGTATTAACCGAATTGCCACCACGCACTGAGATCAATGTACCAATTCAATTGAGCCAAGAAGAACAAACCTTTTACGAAGCGCTGCGCCAAAATGCCATTGACGAAATTTCACAGTCAACACAGCAAGACAGTGCCAACGAACAACGCTTTAAAATGCTGGCAGCACTAACCCGCTTGCGCCAAGCCTGTTGTCATCCAAAACTGTTAATGGCAGAAAGTCAGATAACCAGCTCGAAATTAGCGGCATTGGATGAGCTTCTGACCGAGCTGCAAGAGAACAATCACAAGGCGCTTATATTCAGTCAGTTTGTAGGCCACTTGCAACTCATTAAAGCTCGCTTGGAAAAACGTGGGATCAGGTTTCAATATTTAGATGGCAGCACCCCAAGCAAAGCACGTCAGCAGGCTGTGAATGCGTTTCAAAAAGGTGAAGGCGAGGTATTTTTAATTAGCCTCAAAGCCGGCGGCTCTGGTTTAAACCTTACCGCGGCAGATTATGTTATTCACATGGATCCTTGGTGGAATCCTGCGGTTGAAGAGCAAGCGTCAGACCGCGCACATAGAATGGGACAAACACGCCCCGTTACTATTTATCGCTTAATTGCCAAAGGCACGATTGAAGAACAAATTGTCGAGCTCCATCATCATAAAAAAGACCTCGCGGATCAATTGCTCGCGAACACCGATAAGGTGATGAAACTAGACGTAAACGATGTACTATCCATGCTCAAGGAGACGCTTTAA
- a CDS encoding aromatic amino acid transport family protein has product MSNSSEATMEINTISDGRWTQHDTHWVLSLFGTAVGAGILFLPINIGIGGFWPLLIMTVLAFPMTFLAHRGLARFVLSSKQKDADFTDVVEEHFGAGAGRLISLLYFFSIFPILLIYGVGLTNTVDSFIVNQLGFESPSRILLSGLLVAGMIAIMLGGEKLLLRAFAILVYPLVGVLLFLSLYLVPNWQMPVVSTPDVASLTELLWLSVPIVVFSFSHAAAISSFANVQRRHYKSEAVQKSEAILRTTSIMLIVFVLLFVFSCVFSLTPEQMEEAKSANVSVLSYLANVYNNPFIEMLGPLVAFIAITSSFLGHFLGARESFNGLATKQTSMSYKLADKLGVVFMFVAIWVCAVLNPSILDMMGAISGPIIAMILFIMPTIAVFKVPALQKYKSHIGTYFVLFVGLLAVSALLYNMLG; this is encoded by the coding sequence ATGAGTAATTCCTCTGAAGCGACGATGGAGATAAATACCATCAGCGATGGGCGCTGGACCCAACACGACACCCATTGGGTGTTAAGTTTATTTGGCACTGCGGTCGGCGCAGGTATTTTATTCTTGCCAATTAACATTGGTATTGGTGGTTTTTGGCCACTACTAATCATGACCGTGCTTGCCTTCCCTATGACCTTTTTAGCACACCGAGGATTGGCCCGGTTCGTCCTTTCATCAAAGCAAAAAGATGCCGACTTTACGGATGTAGTAGAAGAGCACTTCGGCGCAGGTGCTGGCCGTTTAATTTCCTTACTTTACTTTTTCTCTATTTTTCCTATTTTACTTATTTATGGTGTTGGCCTAACCAATACCGTCGACAGCTTTATCGTCAATCAGCTTGGCTTTGAGTCGCCATCTCGTATTTTGCTCTCTGGTTTGCTCGTTGCTGGCATGATTGCCATCATGCTTGGCGGCGAAAAGCTGCTACTGCGAGCTTTTGCTATTTTGGTTTACCCACTGGTTGGGGTATTACTGTTTTTGTCACTCTATTTAGTACCTAACTGGCAAATGCCAGTGGTAAGCACGCCTGATGTTGCGAGCTTAACCGAATTGCTTTGGCTATCCGTTCCTATCGTAGTATTTTCATTTAGCCATGCAGCCGCCATTTCTAGCTTTGCTAACGTGCAGCGTCGTCACTACAAAAGTGAGGCAGTTCAAAAATCAGAAGCGATCCTTCGTACGACCTCCATTATGTTGATAGTGTTTGTTTTGCTATTCGTATTCTCCTGCGTATTCTCTTTAACACCAGAACAAATGGAAGAAGCAAAATCAGCAAACGTGTCTGTTTTATCCTATTTAGCTAACGTGTATAACAATCCATTTATTGAAATGCTTGGCCCTCTTGTGGCATTTATCGCGATTACTTCGTCTTTCCTAGGTCACTTCCTTGGTGCACGTGAAAGCTTTAACGGCCTTGCAACCAAGCAAACGAGCATGAGCTACAAGCTTGCTGACAAGCTAGGCGTGGTATTTATGTTTGTTGCCATTTGGGTATGCGCCGTATTAAACCCAAGTATTTTGGACATGATGGGAGCTATCTCAGGCCCGATCATTGCGATGATCTTGTTTATCATGCCAACCATTGCCGTGTTTAAAGTACCGGCACTACAAAAATACAAAAGCCACATTGGCACTTATTTTGTGCTATTCGTCGGCTTGCTGGCGGTTTCTGCATTACTGTATAACATGCTAGGCTAA
- a CDS encoding peptidylprolyl isomerase, whose amino-acid sequence MFKLNSLLLASTLLGSFAANATIVEFQTSHGSFQVNLFDESTPKTVENFLKYVDNGRYSDTVIHRVIPDFVVQGGGFKYEGDVPLDAIATYDAVKNEPKWSNVKGTIAMAKVANRPDSATSQWFFNLVDNSKNLDVDNGGFTVFGQVTGDGMEILAAIAKIPRCGNVPLVNFTDEQCKDSNSEPGAANFVTINAITVLDDDPKSAQGLSPKANTLIDQVPDKPSTDSDSSGGSMFAGLMLLAGIVGFRRRFHR is encoded by the coding sequence ATGTTCAAGCTAAACTCTCTATTGCTCGCTTCAACTTTGTTGGGAAGCTTCGCTGCTAATGCAACGATTGTCGAATTTCAAACTTCTCATGGTAGCTTTCAGGTCAATCTATTTGATGAAAGCACGCCTAAAACCGTGGAAAACTTTTTGAAATACGTAGATAACGGGCGTTATTCTGATACGGTTATTCACCGCGTTATTCCAGATTTTGTTGTGCAAGGCGGCGGCTTCAAATATGAAGGAGACGTGCCTCTTGACGCCATTGCTACTTACGATGCTGTAAAAAATGAACCAAAGTGGTCTAACGTAAAAGGCACCATTGCAATGGCAAAGGTAGCAAATAGACCTGACAGTGCGACAAGTCAATGGTTCTTTAATTTGGTAGATAACAGTAAAAATTTGGACGTTGACAACGGTGGCTTCACAGTTTTTGGTCAAGTGACTGGTGATGGCATGGAAATATTAGCAGCGATAGCAAAAATTCCTCGTTGTGGTAATGTGCCATTAGTTAACTTCACTGATGAACAGTGTAAAGATAGCAATAGTGAGCCGGGGGCAGCTAACTTTGTAACCATAAACGCAATTACTGTGCTGGATGATGACCCCAAATCAGCTCAAGGCTTAAGTCCAAAAGCAAATACCTTGATTGATCAAGTGCCTGATAAGCCTTCAACTGACTCTGATTCATCTGGCGGTTCAATGTTTGCCGGCCTTATGTTGTTGGCTGGTATTGTCGGATTTAGACGTAGATTTCATAGGTAA
- a CDS encoding ABC-F family ATPase: MLSCNNITMQFGAKPLFENISVKFGDGNRYGLIGANGCGKSTFMKILSKELEPSAGNVNYDPNERIAKLNQDQFAYEQYTVVDTVIMGHKELWEIKQERDRIYSLPEMSEEDGMRVADLETQFAEMDGYSAEAKAGELLLGVGIPTEQHYGLMSEVAPGWKLRVLLAQVLFAEPDIMLLDEPTNNLDIYTIKWLEDVLNQRDCTMIIISHDRHFLNSVCTHMADIDYGDLRIYSGNYDEYMFAATQARERLLSDNAKKKAQIAELQQFVSRFSANASKAKQATSRAKQIDKIQLEEVKASSRQNPFIRFEQEKPLFRNALELISLSQGYDDTLFSDLNGLVEVGEKVAIIGENGAGKTTLLNTLAGRKAPQAGEYKWSENANIGYYAQDHADEFEKDLDLFQWMEQWQQPGDDEQVVRGFLGRMLFSQNDIKKSVKVISGGEQGRMLFGKIMMHKPNILLMDEPTNHMDMESIESLNLALEQYEGTLFFVSHDRQFVSSLATRIWEIKDGKITDFHGTYDEYLAKKAAEAV; encoded by the coding sequence ATGCTTTCGTGTAACAACATCACTATGCAGTTTGGTGCAAAACCACTGTTTGAGAATATTTCCGTTAAGTTTGGTGACGGCAACCGCTACGGCCTAATAGGCGCTAACGGCTGCGGTAAATCCACCTTTATGAAAATCCTAAGCAAAGAGCTAGAGCCAAGTGCAGGTAACGTAAACTACGATCCAAACGAGCGTATCGCTAAGCTAAATCAGGATCAATTTGCCTACGAGCAATATACGGTTGTAGACACAGTGATCATGGGTCATAAAGAGCTGTGGGAAATCAAGCAGGAGCGCGATCGCATTTACTCATTACCTGAAATGAGCGAAGAAGACGGCATGCGTGTTGCCGACCTTGAAACGCAATTTGCTGAAATGGATGGCTATTCCGCAGAAGCAAAAGCGGGTGAATTACTCCTCGGTGTGGGTATTCCAACCGAGCAACATTATGGCTTGATGTCAGAAGTTGCTCCGGGCTGGAAACTGCGTGTACTACTTGCACAGGTATTATTTGCAGAGCCAGATATCATGCTCTTAGACGAACCAACCAACAACTTGGATATCTATACTATCAAGTGGTTGGAAGACGTATTGAATCAGCGTGATTGTACTATGATCATCATCTCGCACGACCGCCACTTCTTAAACTCAGTGTGTACACACATGGCGGATATCGACTATGGCGATCTGCGTATTTACTCAGGTAATTACGATGAATACATGTTTGCTGCGACGCAAGCTCGCGAGCGCCTGTTGTCAGACAATGCCAAGAAAAAGGCGCAAATCGCTGAGCTACAGCAGTTCGTTTCGCGCTTCTCTGCAAACGCCTCAAAAGCGAAGCAAGCGACATCTCGTGCTAAGCAAATTGACAAGATCCAACTGGAAGAAGTTAAAGCATCAAGTCGTCAAAATCCATTTATTCGCTTTGAGCAGGAAAAGCCGCTATTCCGTAACGCACTTGAGCTTATCTCGCTATCACAAGGTTATGACGACACCCTATTCTCGGACCTAAATGGCCTTGTTGAAGTTGGCGAGAAAGTTGCCATCATCGGTGAAAATGGTGCCGGTAAAACGACACTACTCAACACCTTAGCAGGCCGTAAAGCGCCGCAAGCAGGTGAGTATAAATGGTCAGAAAACGCCAATATTGGTTACTATGCGCAAGACCATGCTGACGAATTTGAAAAAGATCTGGATCTTTTCCAATGGATGGAACAGTGGCAACAGCCAGGCGATGATGAGCAAGTCGTACGCGGCTTCCTTGGCCGTATGCTGTTCTCTCAAAACGACATCAAAAAGTCAGTTAAGGTGATCTCAGGTGGTGAACAAGGCCGTATGCTATTTGGTAAAATCATGATGCATAAGCCAAATATCCTACTAATGGACGAACCAACGAACCACATGGATATGGAATCAATTGAGTCTCTCAACTTGGCACTTGAACAATACGAAGGCACGTTATTCTTCGTATCGCACGACCGTCAGTTTGTCTCATCACTTGCAACGCGCATTTGGGAAATTAAAGACGGTAAGATCACCGACTTCCATGGTACGTACGACGAGTACCTCGCGAAGAAAGCCGCTGAAGCCGTATAG
- a CDS encoding T6SS phospholipase effector Tle1-like catalytic domain-containing protein, protein MKIVEEKHNWLIDQQIDELEVLPPHTATAHLPSEIRTQLKPHASDWIVLQQRHNWRHVKRDEFTRVFIKTKKGLQSVRSGSAAGSKEQLIIVKRKSYFKAEIRNNAFTSSGGVDPNQPIGASQLDPLTPVEQVLASINVDKSPEVAEKRILVSLEGELAVSFVIQGANTPTLSRASEGATQTSLIFGKLNEDGRYSLKAKILGVPEQVLFNNVPYADLLDIEKVKALKIGADGGVQLIKHRVSGEGNIHLYFISEPPSIGIFFDGTGNNKYNDILDPFDDKEPTNIAKLHELYEMDDKFHFKHYVEGVGTKAGEGNSTIDLAVAYSFDERLVNTLVKFSFFLKGKYIELCSTVLLDCFGFSRGAAAARAFVNLINEMREKQDTKLANKEVVFRFVGIFDTVASIGGDGDNDHSELYARDELEKAARLDLNQASAGAVYHLTAWDERRDKFPLSSLKNKDGSLFVNHKEDYLPGVHSDIGGGYAPISIDIEYPLKRIRGIPGNPEHEAKVQQAKLAIEHKYQWPGINVDMAYRFKRLGYGASRSGRDRDFYTTYRPVWRRKIDNTLAHFGLHQMYNEAVQHGVPLNEMARLQSIYPYELSNEVATLVPKALKAGPTSQAWQKLYEHYIHISSRFTGTMDKLAHGEETKAKDVTENGQREMFYNNAKALPQVRVWKAYKNGNKSIWRKG, encoded by the coding sequence ATGAAAATAGTTGAAGAAAAACATAATTGGTTGATTGACCAACAAATCGATGAGCTGGAAGTCTTACCACCCCATACCGCAACCGCTCATTTACCGTCAGAAATTAGAACGCAACTTAAGCCTCATGCCAGTGATTGGATAGTATTGCAACAAAGACATAATTGGCGCCATGTTAAGCGTGACGAATTTACTCGTGTTTTTATAAAGACCAAAAAGGGCTTACAAAGTGTAAGGTCTGGCAGTGCTGCCGGTTCTAAAGAGCAGCTAATCATCGTTAAACGCAAGTCTTATTTCAAAGCAGAGATTAGAAACAATGCCTTTACAAGCAGTGGTGGGGTTGATCCTAATCAGCCCATTGGCGCAAGCCAATTAGACCCGTTAACACCGGTTGAACAGGTATTGGCCTCGATTAACGTCGATAAATCACCTGAAGTGGCTGAAAAGCGCATATTGGTGTCGCTGGAAGGGGAGTTGGCGGTGAGTTTTGTGATCCAAGGTGCTAATACTCCCACATTGTCCAGAGCCTCTGAAGGGGCAACACAAACGTCTCTGATATTCGGCAAGTTGAATGAAGATGGTCGCTATAGCCTAAAAGCAAAAATCTTAGGTGTGCCGGAGCAGGTGCTTTTTAACAATGTGCCATATGCAGACCTACTTGATATAGAAAAAGTAAAAGCACTTAAGATTGGCGCTGATGGTGGAGTGCAGCTGATTAAACACAGAGTGTCAGGTGAGGGTAATATACACCTATATTTTATTAGCGAGCCACCGAGTATCGGGATCTTCTTTGATGGTACAGGCAACAACAAGTACAACGATATTTTGGACCCCTTTGATGATAAAGAGCCGACGAATATCGCTAAGCTTCATGAGTTGTATGAAATGGATGATAAATTTCATTTTAAACACTATGTCGAAGGCGTAGGCACTAAGGCAGGAGAAGGTAATAGTACAATTGATTTAGCCGTTGCCTACTCTTTTGATGAGAGATTGGTAAACACTCTTGTTAAATTTAGCTTTTTCTTAAAAGGTAAATATATTGAGTTATGTAGCACTGTGTTACTCGACTGTTTTGGTTTTAGCCGTGGCGCAGCGGCAGCAAGAGCATTTGTTAATCTGATCAATGAAATGAGAGAAAAGCAAGATACTAAATTAGCGAATAAAGAGGTGGTATTTCGCTTTGTTGGAATTTTCGATACTGTCGCTTCGATAGGGGGGGATGGAGATAATGATCATAGTGAGCTGTATGCTAGAGATGAGTTAGAGAAGGCAGCTAGACTCGATCTCAATCAGGCCAGCGCAGGGGCTGTGTATCACTTAACGGCTTGGGATGAGCGGCGTGATAAGTTCCCACTAAGCTCGTTAAAAAATAAAGATGGTAGCTTGTTTGTTAACCATAAAGAAGATTATCTGCCAGGCGTTCATTCTGATATTGGGGGCGGGTATGCCCCTATCAGTATTGATATTGAATATCCTTTAAAGCGCATTCGTGGTATTCCCGGAAATCCAGAGCATGAAGCAAAAGTACAACAGGCAAAGTTAGCAATTGAACATAAATATCAGTGGCCAGGTATTAACGTAGATATGGCCTATCGCTTTAAAAGACTAGGATACGGTGCTAGTCGCTCGGGAAGAGACAGGGATTTTTACACCACATACCGACCTGTTTGGAGACGTAAAATAGATAATACCCTTGCCCATTTTGGACTGCACCAAATGTATAACGAGGCGGTGCAACATGGCGTTCCACTAAACGAAATGGCGCGTCTTCAAAGTATCTATCCCTATGAACTTAGCAACGAGGTCGCAACTTTGGTGCCAAAAGCGCTTAAAGCTGGGCCAACAAGCCAAGCTTGGCAGAAGTTATATGAGCATTATATTCATATTAGTTCTCGGTTTACGGGAACTATGGATAAACTGGCTCACGGTGAGGAAACAAAAGCAAAGGACGTGACTGAAAATGGACAAAGGGAAATGTTTTACAATAATGCAAAAGCGCTACCGCAGGTGCGAGTGTGGAAAGCGTATAAAAATGGAAATAAATCAATTTGGAGAAAAGGATGA